The following proteins are co-located in the Massilia litorea genome:
- the bioF gene encoding 8-amino-7-oxononanoate synthase — translation MDLIDNINRKLAALDAQSLLRRRRVVDTRCSPLQVVDGRAMLAFCSNDYLGLAAHPRVVDALRTGAQLYGAGSGASHLISGHSRAHAILEERLAELVAPHIEDARALYLSTGYMANLAVLTALGLDADAVIFSEALNHASLIDGARLAKAGVSVYPHGDVAALEALLANSTAATKIVATDAVFSMDGNLAPLPELLALCERHGAWLFVDDAHGFGVLGAQGRGALEHFGLRSPNIVYVGTLGKAAGVAGAFIAAHASVIELMIQRARPYIYTTAAPPALAHALLTSLDIITSDEGAALRSHLELLIAQLDADLRLARWQRPASNTPIQPIIIGANDEALRVAAALYAKGLWVPAIRPPTVPKGTARLRVTLSAAHTHDEVAQLVTALNELEAM, via the coding sequence ATGGACCTGATCGATAACATCAACCGCAAGCTGGCCGCGCTCGATGCGCAAAGCCTGCTGCGCCGCCGGCGCGTGGTCGATACCCGCTGTTCTCCGCTACAGGTGGTCGACGGCCGCGCCATGCTGGCCTTTTGCAGCAACGATTACCTCGGCCTGGCCGCGCACCCGCGCGTGGTCGACGCGCTGCGCACCGGCGCCCAGCTGTACGGCGCCGGCAGCGGTGCCTCGCACCTGATCAGCGGCCATAGCCGCGCCCACGCCATCCTCGAAGAGCGCCTGGCCGAACTGGTCGCACCCCATATCGAGGATGCGCGTGCGCTTTACCTGAGTACGGGCTACATGGCCAACCTGGCCGTGCTGACCGCGCTCGGGCTGGATGCCGACGCCGTCATTTTCTCGGAGGCGCTGAACCACGCCTCGCTGATCGACGGTGCGCGCCTGGCCAAGGCAGGCGTCAGCGTCTATCCGCATGGCGACGTTGCCGCGCTCGAGGCGCTGCTGGCAAACAGCACTGCCGCCACCAAGATCGTGGCCACCGACGCCGTCTTCAGCATGGACGGCAACCTGGCGCCGCTGCCGGAACTGCTGGCTTTGTGCGAGCGCCACGGCGCCTGGCTGTTCGTCGACGACGCCCATGGCTTCGGCGTGCTCGGCGCCCAGGGACGGGGCGCGCTCGAACATTTCGGATTGCGCTCGCCAAATATCGTGTATGTCGGCACGCTGGGCAAAGCGGCCGGCGTCGCGGGCGCCTTCATCGCGGCCCACGCCAGCGTGATCGAACTGATGATCCAGCGCGCCCGCCCCTACATCTATACGACGGCGGCGCCGCCGGCGCTGGCGCATGCCCTGCTCACGAGCCTGGACATCATCACCAGCGACGAAGGCGCGGCCCTGCGCAGCCATCTGGAGCTGTTGATCGCGCAGCTCGATGCCGACCTGCGCCTGGCACGCTGGCAGCGTCCTGCATCGAACACGCCGATCCAGCCGATCATCATCGGCGCCAACGACGAAGCGCTGCGCGTGGCCGCTGCGCTGTATGCGAAGGGCCTGTGGGTGCCTGCGATCCGCCCGCCGACGGTACCGAAAGGGACCGCGCGCCTGCGCGTGACCTTGTCCGCGGCCCACACCCATGACGAAGTCGCGCAACTGGTGACGGCATTGAATGAACTGGAGGCCATGTGA
- the bioD gene encoding dethiobiotin synthase, with protein MNNLNDPQEPEIEIAVPPAPVLPEVEVEDEPASAPGEALAAEGIPSRFCCFVTGTDTEIGKTLVSAAILHKLVEAGHRACGMKPVAAGAELVDGELHNEDADMLAAAGNVHLPQNITTPFMLREPCAPHIAASLEGVTIEPVPIIAAYAEILAASDAVVVEGVGGFCVPFSNTFDSAQLAEQLNLPVILVVGMRLGCISHALLTVEAIIARNLVLAGWVANTADPDMRFFEENIEALAARIPAPLLGIVPRLEQASAANAARFIDLAGLPGWPSTRAL; from the coding sequence ATCAACAACCTGAACGATCCGCAGGAACCGGAGATCGAGATCGCCGTGCCGCCTGCACCCGTGCTGCCCGAGGTCGAGGTCGAGGACGAGCCGGCGAGCGCGCCGGGCGAGGCGCTGGCGGCGGAAGGCATTCCCAGCCGTTTCTGCTGCTTCGTCACCGGCACCGACACCGAGATCGGCAAGACGCTGGTGTCTGCCGCCATCCTGCACAAGCTGGTGGAGGCCGGCCACCGTGCCTGCGGCATGAAGCCGGTCGCGGCCGGCGCCGAGCTGGTTGACGGCGAACTGCACAACGAAGACGCCGACATGCTCGCCGCCGCCGGCAACGTGCACCTGCCGCAGAACATCACGACGCCCTTCATGCTGCGCGAGCCCTGCGCCCCGCACATCGCGGCCAGCCTGGAAGGCGTGACCATCGAGCCGGTGCCGATCATCGCTGCCTATGCCGAAATCCTGGCGGCGTCGGATGCGGTCGTGGTCGAAGGCGTCGGCGGTTTTTGCGTGCCCTTTTCAAACACCTTCGACAGCGCGCAGCTGGCCGAACAACTGAATTTGCCGGTGATCCTGGTCGTCGGCATGCGCCTGGGCTGCATCAGCCACGCGCTGTTGACGGTCGAGGCCATCATTGCGCGCAACCTGGTGCTGGCCGGCTGGGTCGCGAATACGGCCGACCCGGACATGCGCTTTTTTGAAGAAAACATCGAGGCTTTGGCGGCGCGCATCCCGGCGCCCCTGCTCGGCATCGTGCCGCGCCTCGAACAAGCAAGTGCCGCGAACGCGGCCCGATTCATCGATCTCGCAGGACTGCCGGGCTGGCCGTCCACGCGGGCTCTGTAA
- the bioB gene encoding biotin synthase BioB, which yields MNVPQTVALHRPTAAISERPDATWPLADVLALFELPFNDLMFRAQEAHRAHFPDGDVELATLLSIKTGGCEEDCGYCPQAARYDTGVEAKKILDIDTVLDAARQAKANGATRFCMGAAWRSPKERDMEKVEQMVREVKALGMETCATLGMLEEGQAEQLKKAGLDFYNHNIDTAPDFYNNVISTREYQDRLDTLGRVRQAGLKVCCGGIVGMGETREQRAGLLAQLANLNPYPESVPVNHLVQVEGTPLHGLDPLDPLEFVRTIAVARIIMPEARVRLSAGRRQLGEAVQAMCFMAGANSIFYGDKLLTTDNPEADDDRALLAKLGLKTRAATLESAPKESCGC from the coding sequence ATGAATGTTCCCCAAACCGTCGCCCTCCACCGCCCGACCGCCGCGATTTCCGAGCGGCCCGACGCCACCTGGCCGCTGGCCGACGTGCTGGCCCTGTTCGAACTGCCGTTCAACGACCTGATGTTCCGCGCGCAAGAAGCGCACCGGGCCCACTTCCCGGACGGCGACGTCGAACTGGCGACCCTGCTGTCGATCAAGACCGGCGGCTGCGAGGAAGACTGCGGCTACTGCCCGCAGGCGGCGCGCTACGACACCGGCGTCGAAGCGAAAAAGATCCTCGACATCGACACGGTGCTCGACGCCGCACGTCAGGCCAAAGCCAACGGCGCTACCCGCTTCTGCATGGGCGCCGCCTGGCGCAGCCCGAAAGAGCGCGACATGGAAAAGGTCGAGCAAATGGTGCGCGAAGTGAAAGCGCTGGGCATGGAAACCTGCGCCACCCTCGGCATGCTCGAAGAGGGACAGGCCGAGCAGCTGAAAAAGGCCGGCCTCGATTTTTACAACCACAACATCGACACCGCGCCCGATTTCTATAACAACGTGATTTCGACCCGCGAATACCAGGACCGCCTCGACACCCTGGGCCGCGTGCGCCAGGCCGGCCTGAAAGTCTGCTGCGGCGGGATCGTCGGCATGGGCGAGACGCGCGAGCAGCGCGCCGGCCTGCTGGCGCAGCTGGCGAACCTGAATCCGTATCCGGAATCGGTGCCGGTGAACCACCTGGTGCAGGTCGAAGGCACGCCGCTGCACGGGCTCGATCCGCTTGATCCGCTCGAATTCGTGCGCACCATCGCAGTGGCCCGCATCATCATGCCGGAAGCGCGCGTGCGCCTGTCGGCCGGCCGGCGCCAGCTGGGCGAGGCGGTGCAGGCGATGTGCTTCATGGCCGGCGCCAACTCGATTTTCTATGGCGACAAGCTGCTCACCACGGACAATCCGGAAGCGGACGACGACCGCGCGCTGCTGGCGAAACTGGGCCTGAAGACGCGCGCGGCGACGCTCGAATCGGCACCGAAGGAAAGCTGCGGCTGCTAA
- a CDS encoding acetyl-CoA carboxylase biotin carboxylase subunit, translating to MFTKILIANRGEIACRVAATARRMGIRTVAVYSEADAGSKHVAVCDEAVLIGPAAAKESYLRGQKIIEVAKATGAQAIHPGYGFLSENAEFAEAVEAAGLVFIGPPGSSMRAMGSKSAAKQLMEGANVPLVPGYHGENQDPAFLNAQADRIGYPVLLKASAGGGGKGMRVVERSEDFVAALGSCKREAISSFGDDKVLVEKYLTRPRHIEIQVFADKLGNCVYLHERDCSVQRRHQKVLEEAPAPGMPPDRRAAMGEAAVAAARAVGYVGAGTVEFIANQDGSFYFMEMNTRLQVEHPVTEMITGTDLVEWQLRVAFGEALPKKQHELAIHGHAIEARIYAENPEKGFLPSIGTLRHMDTPQAVNFELGGVAGVEPAAVRIDSGVREGDAISPFYDPMIAKLIVWGVDRTQALARLSQALAEFQIVGLATNIAFLKRLVEGQAFSTADLDTGLIERNGDTLFPRLSPAPAGALALAAVSLIESEQRASSGVSSNAADPWGQAQGWRLNGDYRRQLSFGDEYAASLEGGAYKVGVVYHPQGWELEVDGVKQPLHVSGRDGATLSVRLGEQSMHGTVRRDGDLFHVFTNGAHHTFTYNDPMAHAGEAEAAGGRLTAPMPGKVVAVMVEGGQSVKKGEALVIMEAMKMEHTIAAPSDGLVEDVLYAVGDQVADGAPLLAFKAA from the coding sequence ATGTTCACCAAAATCCTCATCGCCAACCGTGGCGAAATCGCCTGCCGTGTCGCCGCCACCGCGCGCCGCATGGGAATCCGTACCGTCGCCGTGTATTCGGAAGCGGACGCCGGGTCGAAACACGTTGCGGTGTGCGATGAGGCGGTGTTGATCGGGCCGGCCGCGGCCAAGGAAAGCTATTTGCGCGGCCAGAAAATCATCGAGGTGGCGAAAGCGACCGGCGCCCAGGCGATCCACCCGGGCTACGGTTTCCTTTCCGAGAACGCGGAGTTCGCCGAAGCCGTTGAAGCGGCAGGCCTGGTCTTCATCGGTCCGCCGGGCTCCTCGATGCGCGCGATGGGCTCGAAATCGGCCGCGAAGCAGCTGATGGAAGGAGCCAACGTGCCGCTGGTGCCGGGCTACCACGGAGAGAACCAGGACCCGGCCTTCCTGAACGCCCAGGCTGACCGCATCGGCTATCCGGTACTGCTCAAAGCCAGCGCCGGCGGCGGCGGCAAGGGCATGCGCGTGGTCGAACGCAGCGAGGATTTCGTCGCCGCGCTCGGCTCCTGCAAGCGCGAAGCGATCAGCTCCTTCGGCGACGACAAGGTCCTCGTCGAAAAATATCTGACGCGTCCACGCCATATCGAGATCCAGGTGTTTGCCGACAAACTCGGCAACTGCGTCTACCTGCACGAGCGCGACTGCTCGGTGCAGCGCCGCCACCAGAAGGTGCTGGAAGAAGCGCCGGCCCCTGGCATGCCGCCGGATCGCCGCGCGGCGATGGGAGAGGCGGCCGTGGCCGCGGCGCGCGCCGTCGGCTATGTCGGCGCCGGCACCGTCGAATTCATTGCCAACCAGGACGGTTCGTTCTACTTCATGGAGATGAACACGCGCCTGCAGGTGGAGCATCCGGTGACCGAAATGATCACCGGGACGGATCTGGTGGAATGGCAGCTGCGCGTCGCCTTTGGCGAAGCGCTGCCGAAAAAACAGCACGAGCTGGCGATCCACGGCCATGCGATCGAGGCGCGCATCTATGCTGAGAATCCCGAAAAGGGGTTCCTGCCGTCGATCGGCACGCTGCGCCACATGGACACGCCCCAGGCCGTGAATTTTGAATTGGGCGGCGTCGCCGGCGTGGAGCCGGCCGCCGTGCGCATCGATTCCGGCGTGCGCGAAGGCGATGCGATTTCTCCGTTCTACGATCCGATGATCGCCAAGCTGATCGTCTGGGGTGTCGATCGCACCCAGGCGCTGGCGCGGCTGTCGCAGGCGCTCGCTGAATTCCAGATCGTGGGTCTCGCCACCAATATCGCCTTTTTGAAACGCCTGGTCGAAGGGCAAGCGTTTTCGACGGCCGACCTGGATACCGGCCTGATCGAACGCAATGGCGACACCTTGTTCCCGCGTTTGAGCCCGGCGCCTGCCGGTGCGCTGGCGCTGGCGGCGGTGTCCCTGATCGAATCCGAACAGCGCGCGTCGAGCGGCGTGTCGTCGAATGCCGCCGATCCCTGGGGCCAGGCGCAAGGCTGGCGCCTGAATGGAGACTATCGCCGCCAGCTGTCGTTCGGCGACGAGTACGCAGCAAGCCTGGAAGGCGGCGCCTACAAGGTTGGCGTGGTGTATCACCCGCAGGGCTGGGAGCTCGAGGTCGATGGCGTGAAGCAGCCCCTGCACGTCAGCGGCCGTGACGGCGCGACCCTGTCGGTGCGCCTGGGCGAACAGTCGATGCACGGCACCGTGCGCCGCGACGGCGACTTGTTCCACGTGTTCACCAATGGCGCGCACCACACGTTCACGTACAACGATCCGATGGCGCACGCCGGCGAAGCCGAGGCCGCGGGCGGACGCCTGACCGCGCCGATGCCGGGCAAGGTCGTCGCCGTGATGGTGGAAGGCGGCCAGTCGGTGAAAAAAGGCGAAGCGCTCGTCATCATGGAAGCGATGAAGATGGAGCATACGATCGCCGCGCCGAGCGACGGCCTGGTCGAAGACGTGCTGTACGCGGTCGGCGACCAGGTGGCGGACGGCGCGCCGCTGCTGGCTTTCAAGGCGGCGTAA